One Elgaria multicarinata webbii isolate HBS135686 ecotype San Diego chromosome 6, rElgMul1.1.pri, whole genome shotgun sequence DNA segment encodes these proteins:
- the RAD23B gene encoding UV excision repair protein RAD23 homolog B isoform X3 — MQITLKTLQQQTFKIDIDPEETVKALKEKIESEKGKDAFPVAGQKLIYAGKILNDDTALKEYKIDEKNFVVVMVTKPKAAAAPAPSPTTTQQSNDTTTTVSSSTIAAAAPKPATVPAPAPAPVSAPAPAASTPAAVACEPASVSAPVEEKSADKPVETLADTSPTSTDSTTGDTSRSNLFEDATSALGQSYENMVTEIMSMGYEREQVIAALRASFNNPDRAVEYLLMGIPGDRENQGMADPPQAASTGASPSSAVAAAAATTTTTTTTTTSSFLSGHPLEFLRNQPQFQQMRQIIQQNPSLLPALLQQIGRENPQLLQSSHAPQQISQHQEHFIQMLNEPVQESGQGGGGSGGGGGGGGGGGVAEAGSRHMNYIQVTPQEKEAIERLKALGFPEGLVIQAYFACEKNENLAANFLLQQNFDED, encoded by the exons GTAAAAGCATTGAAAGAGAAGATTGAATCAGAAAAGGGAAAAGATGCTTTTCCAGTAGCTGGCCAAAAGTTAATATATGCAG GTAAAATCCTTAATGATGATACTGCTCTTAAAGAATACAAAATTGATGAAAAGAACTTTGTGGTGGTTATGGTGACAAAA CCCAAAGCGGCAGCTGCTCCAGCTCCATCCCCAACTACAACTCAGCAGTCAAATGATACCACCACTACTGTTAGCTCTTCTACAATAGCTGCTGCAGCCCCAAAACCTGCAACTGTCCCAGCTCCTGCTCCTGCACCAGTGTCAGCACCGGCACCAGCTGCTTCAACACCAGCTGCAGTGGCCTGTGAACCTGCATCTGTAAGTGCCCCTGTAGAAGAGAAATCAGCGGATAAGCCAGTAGAGACACTAGCTGACACCAGCCCAACATCTACAGACAG TACAACAGGTGATACTTCACGATCAAATCTCTTTGAGGATGCTACAAGTGCACTCG GTCAATCCTATGAAAATATGGTGACTGAGATCATGTCAATGGGATATGAGAGAGAGCAAGTAATTGCTGCACTGAGAGCCAGCTTCAACAATCCTGACAGAGCGGTGGAGTACCTTCTAATG GGTATCCCTGGGGATAGGGAAAATCAAGGTATGGCTGATCCCCCTCAAGCAGCCAGCACTGGTGCTTCTCCATcttcagcagtagcagcagctgcagcaactactactactactactacaactactactag CTCTTTCCTTTCAGGACATCCTCTTGAATTTTTACGAAACCAACCTCAGTTCCAGCAGATGAGACAAATTATTCAACAGAATCCATCTCTTCTGCCTGCATTGCTACAGCAAATAGGGCGGGAAAACCCTCAATTACTGCA GTCCTCCCATGCACCACAGCAAATAAGCCAACATCAAGAACATTTTATTCAGATGTTAAATGAGCCTGTTCAGGAATCCGGTCAAGGGGGAGGTGGCAGtggcggtggtggcggtggcggcggtggcggcggagtAGCTGAAGCCGGAAGCCGTCACATGAACTATATTCAAGTAACACCTCAGGAAAAAGAAGCTATAGAAAGG tTAAAGGCACTAGGATTCCCTGAAGGACTTGTCATACAAGCATATTTTGCATGTGAGAAGAATGAAAACTTGGCAGCCAACTTCCTCCTACAACAGAACTTTGATGAAGATTGA
- the RAD23B gene encoding UV excision repair protein RAD23 homolog B isoform X5 has product MQITLKTLQQQTFKIDIDPEETVKALKEKIESEKGKDAFPVAGQKLIYAGKILNDDTALKEYKIDEKNFVVVMVTKPKAAAAPAPSPTTTQQSNDTTTTVSSSTIAAAAPKPATVPAPAPAPVSAPAPAASTPAAVACEPASVSAPVEEKSADKPVETLADTSPTSTDSTTGDTSRSNLFEDATSALVTGQSYENMVTEIMSMGYEREQVIAALRASFNNPDRAVEYLLMGIPGDRENQGMADPPQAASTGASPSSAVAAAAATTTTTTTTTTSSTGGHPLEFLRNQPQFQQMRQIIQQNPSLLPALLQQIGRENPQLLQQISQHQEHFIQMLNEPVQESGQGGGGSGGGGGGGGGGGVAEAGSRHMNYIQVTPQEKEAIERLKALGFPEGLVIQAYFACEKNENLAANFLLQQNFDED; this is encoded by the exons GTAAAAGCATTGAAAGAGAAGATTGAATCAGAAAAGGGAAAAGATGCTTTTCCAGTAGCTGGCCAAAAGTTAATATATGCAG GTAAAATCCTTAATGATGATACTGCTCTTAAAGAATACAAAATTGATGAAAAGAACTTTGTGGTGGTTATGGTGACAAAA CCCAAAGCGGCAGCTGCTCCAGCTCCATCCCCAACTACAACTCAGCAGTCAAATGATACCACCACTACTGTTAGCTCTTCTACAATAGCTGCTGCAGCCCCAAAACCTGCAACTGTCCCAGCTCCTGCTCCTGCACCAGTGTCAGCACCGGCACCAGCTGCTTCAACACCAGCTGCAGTGGCCTGTGAACCTGCATCTGTAAGTGCCCCTGTAGAAGAGAAATCAGCGGATAAGCCAGTAGAGACACTAGCTGACACCAGCCCAACATCTACAGACAG TACAACAGGTGATACTTCACGATCAAATCTCTTTGAGGATGCTACAAGTGCACTCG TTACAGGTCAATCCTATGAAAATATGGTGACTGAGATCATGTCAATGGGATATGAGAGAGAGCAAGTAATTGCTGCACTGAGAGCCAGCTTCAACAATCCTGACAGAGCGGTGGAGTACCTTCTAATG GGTATCCCTGGGGATAGGGAAAATCAAGGTATGGCTGATCCCCCTCAAGCAGCCAGCACTGGTGCTTCTCCATcttcagcagtagcagcagctgcagcaactactactactactactacaactactactagCTCTACAGGAG GACATCCTCTTGAATTTTTACGAAACCAACCTCAGTTCCAGCAGATGAGACAAATTATTCAACAGAATCCATCTCTTCTGCCTGCATTGCTACAGCAAATAGGGCGGGAAAACCCTCAATTACTGCAG CAAATAAGCCAACATCAAGAACATTTTATTCAGATGTTAAATGAGCCTGTTCAGGAATCCGGTCAAGGGGGAGGTGGCAGtggcggtggtggcggtggcggcggtggcggcggagtAGCTGAAGCCGGAAGCCGTCACATGAACTATATTCAAGTAACACCTCAGGAAAAAGAAGCTATAGAAAGG tTAAAGGCACTAGGATTCCCTGAAGGACTTGTCATACAAGCATATTTTGCATGTGAGAAGAATGAAAACTTGGCAGCCAACTTCCTCCTACAACAGAACTTTGATGAAGATTGA
- the RAD23B gene encoding UV excision repair protein RAD23 homolog B isoform X1 translates to MQITLKTLQQQTFKIDIDPEETVKALKEKIESEKGKDAFPVAGQKLIYAGKILNDDTALKEYKIDEKNFVVVMVTKPKAAAAPAPSPTTTQQSNDTTTTVSSSTIAAAAPKPATVPAPAPAPVSAPAPAASTPAAVACEPASVSAPVEEKSADKPVETLADTSPTSTDSTTGDTSRSNLFEDATSALVTGQSYENMVTEIMSMGYEREQVIAALRASFNNPDRAVEYLLMGIPGDRENQGMADPPQAASTGASPSSAVAAAAATTTTTTTTTTSSFLSGHPLEFLRNQPQFQQMRQIIQQNPSLLPALLQQIGRENPQLLQSSHAPQQISQHQEHFIQMLNEPVQESGQGGGGSGGGGGGGGGGGVAEAGSRHMNYIQVTPQEKEAIERLKALGFPEGLVIQAYFACEKNENLAANFLLQQNFDED, encoded by the exons GTAAAAGCATTGAAAGAGAAGATTGAATCAGAAAAGGGAAAAGATGCTTTTCCAGTAGCTGGCCAAAAGTTAATATATGCAG GTAAAATCCTTAATGATGATACTGCTCTTAAAGAATACAAAATTGATGAAAAGAACTTTGTGGTGGTTATGGTGACAAAA CCCAAAGCGGCAGCTGCTCCAGCTCCATCCCCAACTACAACTCAGCAGTCAAATGATACCACCACTACTGTTAGCTCTTCTACAATAGCTGCTGCAGCCCCAAAACCTGCAACTGTCCCAGCTCCTGCTCCTGCACCAGTGTCAGCACCGGCACCAGCTGCTTCAACACCAGCTGCAGTGGCCTGTGAACCTGCATCTGTAAGTGCCCCTGTAGAAGAGAAATCAGCGGATAAGCCAGTAGAGACACTAGCTGACACCAGCCCAACATCTACAGACAG TACAACAGGTGATACTTCACGATCAAATCTCTTTGAGGATGCTACAAGTGCACTCG TTACAGGTCAATCCTATGAAAATATGGTGACTGAGATCATGTCAATGGGATATGAGAGAGAGCAAGTAATTGCTGCACTGAGAGCCAGCTTCAACAATCCTGACAGAGCGGTGGAGTACCTTCTAATG GGTATCCCTGGGGATAGGGAAAATCAAGGTATGGCTGATCCCCCTCAAGCAGCCAGCACTGGTGCTTCTCCATcttcagcagtagcagcagctgcagcaactactactactactactacaactactactag CTCTTTCCTTTCAGGACATCCTCTTGAATTTTTACGAAACCAACCTCAGTTCCAGCAGATGAGACAAATTATTCAACAGAATCCATCTCTTCTGCCTGCATTGCTACAGCAAATAGGGCGGGAAAACCCTCAATTACTGCA GTCCTCCCATGCACCACAGCAAATAAGCCAACATCAAGAACATTTTATTCAGATGTTAAATGAGCCTGTTCAGGAATCCGGTCAAGGGGGAGGTGGCAGtggcggtggtggcggtggcggcggtggcggcggagtAGCTGAAGCCGGAAGCCGTCACATGAACTATATTCAAGTAACACCTCAGGAAAAAGAAGCTATAGAAAGG tTAAAGGCACTAGGATTCCCTGAAGGACTTGTCATACAAGCATATTTTGCATGTGAGAAGAATGAAAACTTGGCAGCCAACTTCCTCCTACAACAGAACTTTGATGAAGATTGA
- the RAD23B gene encoding UV excision repair protein RAD23 homolog B isoform X4: MQITLKTLQQQTFKIDIDPEETVKALKEKIESEKGKDAFPVAGQKLIYAGKILNDDTALKEYKIDEKNFVVVMVTKPKAAAAPAPSPTTTQQSNDTTTTVSSSTIAAAAPKPATVPAPAPAPVSAPAPAASTPAAVACEPASVSAPVEEKSADKPVETLADTSPTSTDSTTGDTSRSNLFEDATSALVTGQSYENMVTEIMSMGYEREQVIAALRASFNNPDRAVEYLLMGIPGDRENQGMADPPQAASTGASPSSAVAAAAATTTTTTTTTTSSFLSGHPLEFLRNQPQFQQMRQIIQQNPSLLPALLQQIGRENPQLLQQISQHQEHFIQMLNEPVQESGQGGGGSGGGGGGGGGGGVAEAGSRHMNYIQVTPQEKEAIERLKALGFPEGLVIQAYFACEKNENLAANFLLQQNFDED; the protein is encoded by the exons GTAAAAGCATTGAAAGAGAAGATTGAATCAGAAAAGGGAAAAGATGCTTTTCCAGTAGCTGGCCAAAAGTTAATATATGCAG GTAAAATCCTTAATGATGATACTGCTCTTAAAGAATACAAAATTGATGAAAAGAACTTTGTGGTGGTTATGGTGACAAAA CCCAAAGCGGCAGCTGCTCCAGCTCCATCCCCAACTACAACTCAGCAGTCAAATGATACCACCACTACTGTTAGCTCTTCTACAATAGCTGCTGCAGCCCCAAAACCTGCAACTGTCCCAGCTCCTGCTCCTGCACCAGTGTCAGCACCGGCACCAGCTGCTTCAACACCAGCTGCAGTGGCCTGTGAACCTGCATCTGTAAGTGCCCCTGTAGAAGAGAAATCAGCGGATAAGCCAGTAGAGACACTAGCTGACACCAGCCCAACATCTACAGACAG TACAACAGGTGATACTTCACGATCAAATCTCTTTGAGGATGCTACAAGTGCACTCG TTACAGGTCAATCCTATGAAAATATGGTGACTGAGATCATGTCAATGGGATATGAGAGAGAGCAAGTAATTGCTGCACTGAGAGCCAGCTTCAACAATCCTGACAGAGCGGTGGAGTACCTTCTAATG GGTATCCCTGGGGATAGGGAAAATCAAGGTATGGCTGATCCCCCTCAAGCAGCCAGCACTGGTGCTTCTCCATcttcagcagtagcagcagctgcagcaactactactactactactacaactactactag CTCTTTCCTTTCAGGACATCCTCTTGAATTTTTACGAAACCAACCTCAGTTCCAGCAGATGAGACAAATTATTCAACAGAATCCATCTCTTCTGCCTGCATTGCTACAGCAAATAGGGCGGGAAAACCCTCAATTACTGCAG CAAATAAGCCAACATCAAGAACATTTTATTCAGATGTTAAATGAGCCTGTTCAGGAATCCGGTCAAGGGGGAGGTGGCAGtggcggtggtggcggtggcggcggtggcggcggagtAGCTGAAGCCGGAAGCCGTCACATGAACTATATTCAAGTAACACCTCAGGAAAAAGAAGCTATAGAAAGG tTAAAGGCACTAGGATTCCCTGAAGGACTTGTCATACAAGCATATTTTGCATGTGAGAAGAATGAAAACTTGGCAGCCAACTTCCTCCTACAACAGAACTTTGATGAAGATTGA
- the RAD23B gene encoding UV excision repair protein RAD23 homolog B isoform X2, which translates to MQITLKTLQQQTFKIDIDPEETVKALKEKIESEKGKDAFPVAGQKLIYAGKILNDDTALKEYKIDEKNFVVVMVTKPKAAAAPAPSPTTTQQSNDTTTTVSSSTIAAAAPKPATVPAPAPAPVSAPAPAASTPAAVACEPASVSAPVEEKSADKPVETLADTSPTSTDSTTGDTSRSNLFEDATSALVTGQSYENMVTEIMSMGYEREQVIAALRASFNNPDRAVEYLLMGIPGDRENQGMADPPQAASTGASPSSAVAAAAATTTTTTTTTTSSTGGHPLEFLRNQPQFQQMRQIIQQNPSLLPALLQQIGRENPQLLQSSHAPQQISQHQEHFIQMLNEPVQESGQGGGGSGGGGGGGGGGGVAEAGSRHMNYIQVTPQEKEAIERLKALGFPEGLVIQAYFACEKNENLAANFLLQQNFDED; encoded by the exons GTAAAAGCATTGAAAGAGAAGATTGAATCAGAAAAGGGAAAAGATGCTTTTCCAGTAGCTGGCCAAAAGTTAATATATGCAG GTAAAATCCTTAATGATGATACTGCTCTTAAAGAATACAAAATTGATGAAAAGAACTTTGTGGTGGTTATGGTGACAAAA CCCAAAGCGGCAGCTGCTCCAGCTCCATCCCCAACTACAACTCAGCAGTCAAATGATACCACCACTACTGTTAGCTCTTCTACAATAGCTGCTGCAGCCCCAAAACCTGCAACTGTCCCAGCTCCTGCTCCTGCACCAGTGTCAGCACCGGCACCAGCTGCTTCAACACCAGCTGCAGTGGCCTGTGAACCTGCATCTGTAAGTGCCCCTGTAGAAGAGAAATCAGCGGATAAGCCAGTAGAGACACTAGCTGACACCAGCCCAACATCTACAGACAG TACAACAGGTGATACTTCACGATCAAATCTCTTTGAGGATGCTACAAGTGCACTCG TTACAGGTCAATCCTATGAAAATATGGTGACTGAGATCATGTCAATGGGATATGAGAGAGAGCAAGTAATTGCTGCACTGAGAGCCAGCTTCAACAATCCTGACAGAGCGGTGGAGTACCTTCTAATG GGTATCCCTGGGGATAGGGAAAATCAAGGTATGGCTGATCCCCCTCAAGCAGCCAGCACTGGTGCTTCTCCATcttcagcagtagcagcagctgcagcaactactactactactactacaactactactagCTCTACAGGAG GACATCCTCTTGAATTTTTACGAAACCAACCTCAGTTCCAGCAGATGAGACAAATTATTCAACAGAATCCATCTCTTCTGCCTGCATTGCTACAGCAAATAGGGCGGGAAAACCCTCAATTACTGCA GTCCTCCCATGCACCACAGCAAATAAGCCAACATCAAGAACATTTTATTCAGATGTTAAATGAGCCTGTTCAGGAATCCGGTCAAGGGGGAGGTGGCAGtggcggtggtggcggtggcggcggtggcggcggagtAGCTGAAGCCGGAAGCCGTCACATGAACTATATTCAAGTAACACCTCAGGAAAAAGAAGCTATAGAAAGG tTAAAGGCACTAGGATTCCCTGAAGGACTTGTCATACAAGCATATTTTGCATGTGAGAAGAATGAAAACTTGGCAGCCAACTTCCTCCTACAACAGAACTTTGATGAAGATTGA